Below is a genomic region from Castanea sativa cultivar Marrone di Chiusa Pesio chromosome 2, ASM4071231v1.
GGTTTCGGGGGGCTAGTGTGGGAGGGAGTAACCCAAGGGCAAAAGGGCATCGTGAATAAGCTTTTCGAGAAGTTAGATGGGTCTTACTATTCATCGGTTTGGGTCCAACCCAGGTGAGGTAGCAAGACACCATAAACCGAGTAGAGAATGACTCACCCGAGGAGCCCTAGGAGCATGCCCTACTTGGGAGATCGGGGTCTAGCCTCAAAGCCAATCAGGCAATTGCCGAGGAAGGATGTAACGCAAGGCAAGTAAAAGCAGGAGCTATTTTCTTGAAGAAGCACCCATCACCTCCACATTCAATACTCCCTGCCAAACCACCCTACTGCATTAAATAAAGAATGACCCTTGAACAACTCCTGCACAACTTTCATACCTTGTTCTACTACCACCAGTAAGGCagtgatgggacaagtatccaaagtcAAATTTGACTACTTTTTACCCATCAAAttgataaaatgatattttctaaaGTATTAATAGCAAAACTTTAttccaataaaataatgttaactttattatttttaagatctcattaaaaattaagaatataaataacTACCAAAGTAAAATGAGTATAATTTTTTGGGAATCTAGCTTGAAAATaggttataattttaaaaaaaattaataaatattatagaGTATCAATCTATGGTGTCTACTTTATCATGATATATTTAAATCGTCAAACTaagacattaattaatttttaatgtagGAAAAGTTTAAACTCATATTTCTTATACGATGACAAAAGAATTGACCTATTAAGTTAATAGGAATCCataatttcaaacaaaattaaagcatagcAAAAAAGCATGACAATTCatgtttttatttagttttttttttttttataaagttcagaaattttttaaaattctctctctctctctctctctctctctctctctctctctctctctctctctctcataatgctctctctctctctcataatgtgatatttgtattgtttaattatatcaTCAACTTACTTAATcatacataattaaaaaaataagcaaaattcaTTTTTAGAGAATTGTCTTTGTGTGTGCTTAGAAATTTGAAAGTCATGTTTTTCATTGTGTATCTTCCCTGTCTTTGTGGCCCTATGATGAACCTTTAGAATAGGTATTAGTGTTAGAGAAGGGTTTCCTTATCTATTGACACGGCAAGCATTAAATTCCTACCcaattgagtaattaatttgCATATCCACTTAACAAATGCGATATGCACCCACAACCTTTCCCATTAATAGAGATAGAACAAGAAATGGTCGTCATATCATCATTTAATTAAAGTCAATTATACATTAACAATGTCACAGTTGATAGGGGTGGTGGAGTAATCAGTAATGGTAGGTTATATAGTAAATTCTTAAATAAGAGATAATCAAATAGTTCATTATTATGTTCCTTACAAATAATTATCTTTCTttcaagtaaattaatttatattccgtttggattgagggagagtagagtagaataaatttaactcaaaattagtttattttcaaccaattttAATCTACTCTGCttcactctctcttcttctcttctccaTCCAAACGAGCCTTTATTTTAATACATCCCTTGactcaaaaatattaaatattccTGTATTGGAGGTTGAAAtttaaactttcatttttgAATAATTGCTCATATAATGattgtcttctctctctctctctctctctctcgagcAAAAGATTCTCTTTGTCCTTACTTTCTAAGGATTTTAAAACGgttataattaaataaagaaataggAATTTTAATTATAGgacaaaagataaaataataatgttaaagcacaacaaattttataatttgtctTTTGTGGGAGTGAGTGATAAATTCTGATGAGTGTAAAATGATACTAATATACTAAACACattctattattattaagactataaaaaaaaaatcataacttatcattatatgttataatttttttttttttttgaaatttgtggcCTAGTCCAAAGAAACACCAATTTCGTCTCTCTTgtcttgatttttatttttggataaaaaatattgaaattgtgcattaaatgataaattcaaataaaataaaagggagagaaaatggagaaaaacGTGAGAAGTTGAAATGAAAGTACAGTGGCCCtctcattgaaaaaaaaaaaaaaaaaaaaaaagtacagtgGCCCTGACTTCCCGAAACCCTACCACCATACCACAAAATAGATATAGatagataattaaaaatatatatatacatttgtgGGCTGGGGGCACTACAAATAGCACCGTCCCCCtaaaattctctctttcaaCAATTTCtctctttgagagagagagagagagagtttcttCAGTAATAAGTtgagaggagaagaagaagaagaagaagaagaaaaaggaggaggaggaggaggagggaggaGAGCATAGAATAGATAATAGAAtaggtttgagagagagagagagagagatggggaAGTACATAAGGAAAGCTAAAACAAGAGGAGAGTTAGCAGTGATGGAAGTATCTCAGTCCTCTCTCGGGGTCCGTACACGCGCCAAAACCCTAGCCCTTCAGAATTCTAACTCTAACTCTAACTCTTATTTACAGCTTCGTAGCCGCCGCCTCCAAAAGCCCCAACCAAACGTTGTTGCGAATGGtactcaccaccaccaccacgacTCTAAGCGCCACAAGAGCTCTAACGCCACCGCCGCCACCGCCACTCCCACCGCTAACGACAACAACGGTAAAGAGTCTCATATCCAGAATCACGATGAgattgtgggtgtgggtgtgggtgaggTGGACACTAATCAACAAGAAGACAACCTTATTAATAAAACTGATTTTGGGGTTCAAGAAGCTTCTTTCGGAGAAAATGTTTTGGACTTTGAAGCTAGAGAGAGGTGggtctttctttcttcttcttcttcttcttttctctttttattttattttaatctctGTTGTTTGCGCTGAGGAAACGAGCGAAAAATCTGTCAAATTGGATTATTGAATCATAgggtttctttttcctttcttttttttttttttttattattataaaatcttATTCGCAGGGGAGGGAATTTCTAGATTATGTTCGTTTTATGTTTAAGCTTGAAGACAGAGAGAGATggggttttcttcttttcttttttgtttttgttttttcggTTAATCTGAtacctcttttttgtttttgttttttttttcaatgtctATTATTTTCTGAGAAAAAGAGGGAAAATCTGggaaaattgattttgaatcatggggtttttcttgtttttatttttatttcattgggGTTAAGAGAAAGGGAGGAGGGACTTTCTGAATTTAGTTCGTTTTCCTGGGTTTGGTAGCaattattttgggttttttttttcctaagctGTTTGGTGTTGTAAAAAATGGTGGGGAATTATGAggagtttgaaaattttaatcttgGGTGTTTTCATCTTCTTAATTGAATATTAATACAACTAGtagtacaaaattttgaaattctacGTCTTGAAGCATCTTATAGGGTTTTCAAAGCATAGTAGAAGTTGGGCTTTTGAATGTGTTTTGGTTTGAGAAGAATGTGATTGATAGTTAATTACTGCAACAATTGTACACTTTTTTCATATTGGGGGAGAATCAAATTAACAGAACTGAAGATAgcaatatttgaattttcttcattttattttatttgggagtttattcaaaatttgttttgattgttcaatattttttaaaagctaCTCTctgtttattttgattttttcccattttttattAGTGTTTTCTTTCAAAGGTCTGTTTgtagtgttttttttccccaattctTTGCTAAGTAATAAGAACAAGAGTAGTGGATGAGGGCCACCAAGCATAAtcccaaattaaaagaaaaaaaagctacGTTTGTGTTTTAATGTTTTACCTGCCTGGAAACAAAAAAccgctattttttttttttgagtgaaacGTTCAAAACTGGCTTTCTGAAATTTGAAGAACGTATTAATATCAGAAATCTATTATTATTTACTGCTGCTTTCTTCATTATATATTCTGGCTAGTAGAGAAGAATAGCTGCtactgtttgtttgtttgtttgtttgtttctaatTTGATTGTTCTAATTTGAATGTTTATAGGCTGCTTTGTGCTTCttaatgatgtttttatttgtttctaaaattcaGATGGTACTGACACATAGGCTTCGAAATGAAATATATCCTATATTTTGAGGATATTGATCCCATTGCATTATACTTAATTGGaaggaacaaaattttttgtgcAGTGCCTTTCTTTGGCCGTAACTTGTTAGACTCAAACTAACCTGTAGGCTGGTGATACACGGACGTAAGAGAAAACTATTATTTGATACTAGAGGAAACACCCATTTAAAAACATCATAGAATAAAAGctcaaaaaataaacataattaattaaaagaatttaattGCACCACAGAATTGCAGTCTTCTATGGAATTTTGGTGACTGAACCAtgtctagattttttttttagagagaaaatcgTCTTAACGTTTGCTTCTTTGTGTTCTGTTGCTATCCTGTATATGATTGGTGGGGTCTTATTACAATTGGGAAATGTATGCGGGCTATATCTTTCATAAATTGGTGCAGGGGAgcagaagattaaaaaaaaaaaaaaccaacagtGTGATGacacacaaaaataatagtAGATACTATTCCTTACTTACGGTATATTCTTTTTCATGtggatatttttttatcataaagtCCAACTCAACTCTCAGCTTTAGGTGCCACCTTTTGTGATATAAAACCATGCCTTTGAGTTTTCTGTAATCTTAATGCTAACAACAGGTGTATGTTGCTGGtagtgttttatttatgttgtatttattaaaattaatctCTATTGTGACAGGAGCACTAGAGAATCCACACCTTGCAGTCTGATTAGGGATCCAGATAACATAAGAACCCCTGGTTCCACTACCAGGCCCACTTGCTCAACTGAGACTAACCGCAGAACACAGAATGCAACGCAGAGGCATATCCCAACATCACATGAAATCAATGAGTTTTTTGCAGGTGCTGAAGAAGAGCAGCAAAGACAATTTGTTGAGAAGTATGCTACATTTTGTCCTccgggttttaaaaaaaaatttaaataagttcTCTTGCTTGTAAAATTCAAGATCCATTTACATCCCGTGAGCGGATATAAAATAATGTTCATCAATTTGGGTTTTCTCTGCAGGTACAACTTTGATCCGGTCAGTGATAAGCCGCTCCCAGGGCGATATGAATGGGAGAAATTGGACCCTTAGAAGATATCAGTGTTCCATCAGAGTTTCTTTTCCTGCACAGTCTCAGTTGA
It encodes:
- the LOC142626140 gene encoding cyclin-dependent kinase inhibitor 5-like, translating into MGKYIRKAKTRGELAVMEVSQSSLGVRTRAKTLALQNSNSNSNSYLQLRSRRLQKPQPNVVANGTHHHHHDSKRHKSSNATAATATPTANDNNGKESHIQNHDEIVGVGVGEVDTNQQEDNLINKTDFGVQEASFGENVLDFEARERSTRESTPCSLIRDPDNIRTPGSTTRPTCSTETNRRTQNATQRHIPTSHEINEFFAGAEEEQQRQFVEKYNFDPVSDKPLPGRYEWEKLDP